CAAGAATTAGTCTCACGaattactttttcaaatttctctctctttctctcaaatTTCTCTTTGTCCAATACTGCCCCAACCCtaacttgaaaaaagaaaacgtaatattttataccaaCTCTTTTATTATGTTGTTGTATTTCGTTTATTGCAACGCAAAACATATAATCATAACCACAGAACATACAAGTGAATTTCCCTTTGAGcaatagtttaatataaaaatacttacatTTGCAAGCCAAAATAATTACAACAGCCAGCGAAAACCACTAACAGCTTGTAGATTAGTTTGACAACTAACAACGCGAAAGCTCTCAAGTGAAGTCTATCTATTGATCTATTGTCAACCAAAAAATGCGTTTAACATGAAAAAAAGTgacaaatttgttatttattcgAAATGTCCTAAACTGCCTTTGTCTTAAAGTGCCTCCTTCTCCTTtaatcataatataaatatgacatAATTATTAGCGTTTTTCCTAATTTAAATTCGGGAATGCCGTACAAATGTCGCACCAAATTATGTCTTTCCGTCGCAATGTATTTACGGGCAATAATTGTCTTGTAACAGCGACGCCTTATTACGTGCGTCCGGTACTCATTTTTTGTGTACCGAAAAATACATGGATTTTTCCCGTGATAATCCTCTCCCATTGGATACGACCTTGCAGATGGTGGAGGGGCTCAGTACCCCAAGGGGTTCAGGATACGCATTACGAAACGTTTCAAAATAGATTTCtattagaatttaattatttcctagatttctattgtattatttaaggAAAACTGTCATTTTGACAGTGAATCAACGACGACTGCCATTTGTATTCCATGAGCAGCGACCAcgaagtaaattaaatatgtataataaggagatttcttctttctttcttatttttattatatatatgttccgccattaataatagtatcagtattattttaatgataatgatactTTACAGTGGTGTAAATACGAATAGAACGATTATTCAGTTATCAACTGAAGAAGTTCAGTTTACAATCGGCTTTCTTATTTCTACTGTAAtgattaatgtatatatatatatatatatatagttacgaatatatatatttcagttttattctttaatctttagtttcttttaaaaaactacTTGATTGTAGGTGCTGAGGATCCTGCCATTCCATATGTCCGAAAAATCCACCTCACAATATGGCAGCTGATCACGACGTTAAGTTCGTGTGACAACACAGTTGAAACTGTGGTAAGAATTCGGTTAAACTACGGGTGTGTTCCAAATTTACTGCCATTACTGACGTGTACTGTAGATTTCCAGCACTGGCTGGTGAATTTTGGAACATTGCTTAACACTTTTGatgcaattacatttctatcactaatttattatactgACTTATCCTTTAACCCTTTCGGTACGGGGCGACCGAGACGTGAAGGGCTCTCTAGTGGCCGGAGCGTCGAACCGCCGATATAATACGCGATTCGGCCGAGAGAGCTGGGCATTCGACGTTCAACGccttcaattattataaatttatcaacaGAAGCATTTCAAGTTAACATTTCAAGTTGCTCGGTCGCAGTGAACAGCTTGTGGACAGTGACTATAGTCCCTGCTCGGCCGCAGTGAACAGTATAATGGACTGCGATGATTATATAGTCATTCTCCGTACCGAAAGGGTTAATGcaatatctaaatgtaaacAAACTATAAGAATCACATACGTTGTCCTCACTTGGTCCGTATTAGGTAACCTTTTCAGGACACCTTACACGATTAAAATCCTCATGTCCTGAACATGCGCTGCGTTATTTTCGGATCAGGGCCATATTTAGATTACTTGACTCGGGCCTGaccaaaaaatcatttttatttggaCCTGATGATGATTTGCGGCTTGCCAAGATTTCTGCTCGGGTTGTTGTTCTTAGATCGAGTTTTAGACGAAAAATACACTTTCTCGATTATCAAGATAAGAAGTGCCAGGACCATACTGCCCGCCAACATCGTCAGAGCTGGCGTTACATCATTTAATTCGACCCCACCGTAAAGTTCCTCTCTCGGATTATCTCTTATAAGAAATTTGTTCTTCAATTTGCTTATAACGCCATTAAGCTGAAATCTCCGCAAGctgaaaaatgtgaaaagatATTTAGAGTATTTATTCTTGAAGAGGGAAAAGCAGTCGTAAGAGTAGTTTCTATCTGAATATaatcccacacagcacaggATATTTTGAGGGACATTTGTGCATCCGCTGGATATCCACCGGACATTAAATATCCACTGGATATCCACCGGTTATTGAGATATCCCACTTTATCTGTAGGACGTCCCTCAGATaaagtgtgctgtgtgggatacatttcttgtaattttgtgatttcaacgacattaaaatttaacaacaTTCTCGCATCCTtagataaatgtttataagaccaaatatatgaaatttatatcttaaaagttattaaaaattatatttttaagagataatgctatttataaaattcatcgATTTATCATATGCATCAACAAACACTCAACTTATAAACATCAGACAATTACGTACATAGTACGATAAAGGATGACAGTTTTCCaaacaataaatgtatattaaataataaaatatatctttgtaaataaatatatacattaggACTTACTGGTAATTCATGAGGCCAGTGTAAGGATTTCCTTTCGTTAGAGTTATCGCCAAATTGACAATTCTTCCGGTCTCAATATATACGACTCTACATGGTATAATGTTAAGCTCTTTAAATACCCCCGCCGCGTAAAGCGCTAACTTGTTTCTCTCGCAGAGCTGCGTAAGAATTGGTATGAAAATGCACGACTTAATGAAACTTGACGTCGTtgatttcattaattaagtaatatcgCTAACTTGCTTGAATCCCTCCTTCGTTGATAGCggtaaatgtttttcttccAGCAATTTGTACATTTGCACGAAAACGGGATCCTTGACGTGCTACAAAATTTGAGAAAGcataatttgaagaaaaatatttttttttcccagtTGCAGTCGGAATAGGATGTCTCTTCTTTAGAATTTTCGCCAGAAATacttacattataaaaatattaaaaagaatttaaaaacaatataatctCTACAAATTAACTTTTCTAACGTTTAAAATTACCtttacaagaaaattattactatCTAAATTATGAAGATTTATTCTGTATGTCATGTTTAACTAATACAATCACGAGACTGTGCTTTTATTTGCGAGTGTTTCAATCGAAATTACTGTGACTGACAAATTACTGTTGCGCAAGAATAATTTCTGCGCTTTAAATAACGGCGAGCTcacactaacaataagatcgTCGTACTGGGCGCTATTTTGCATCACAATTAATTTGTAAGAGCCATCCTTAACGTAACCCTCCAAAGTGGAAAAAGGCAGTTTAGGCGTACAGAGCACTAAAATGCTGATATACGAGGCGGAATAGATGGCCAGAATTACTATCGACGAAGCAGAAATCGAGAGAAAAGCCAGTCTCACCGGTGACTCGCTAGGAAATTCTtcgcataaaatatatacatgtgcattATATTATGGtgcaaattatacatatatatatatatatatatatatatatatatatatatatatatggcatACATTGACATATATTAGCATATATTAACACTTATCTATGCATTAATTGGTTAAAACGTGACtaataatacgaaaatattatgctaaacaaatattaaatatctctagTGACGATGAAACGTTACCTGGCAAACTTTGCTGGCAATAAATACCCCAAACCTTAATATAGTTCTCGAGCATTAAGTTCATCGAAAAATATCCTTTTGTCTTCATGATAGTCAATAGAATAGAAgctgttattattatcattaataatgcTATCCAAGTTCCATAGCTGAATGCCTGGAACATTTATCGGTGAAGAAGAGTAGCAATTTATTCCACTTTGTTACCGTGAATCTTTAGCATAAATTATCTTAACACTGTTTTTTGTTCAATGTTAACACTTTTCCCAGAGATGTAATTAAACAATCTTaagtaattgtatttttaattttataaataaataggatGATTATAAAGTCTTTGTGCAGTTTTAAACTTCTATCATTGTACAATTAGAGgggaaaaaattacatattttaaaaaatttgacttacatcACTGTAATTTTTAGCCCTTTAATTGTAGCCAATATAATTACTATAggcatatgtaatatattaaatgatgCATGTCTACTATTAATACACCTAATACTAATTTATGTATAGGTATTGTtgatataaagataattattaccCTGAAGTATAAAGACCATTCCACCAAGGCTGTGTTAGGCTCCTTAAAATAAAGGCGGTTTGACGAGCGTATCAGTGGTATTGTATAGTCGATGACGTTTTGTCTGCCAGTCGTCATCGCGAATGCGGAGATGCCGATATCAGCTTCGTTGGCCACCAACTGGCCGATCGCACCTGTCCACACGTTTTTCTCTTTGCTCCAGCTACCGTATCCCTCCACCGGATCCAGAATCTCCACCGTGAAGTTCATCACTTTGCTGAGCTCTATCAGCAACAGACCGAAAAACCCGCCGACCGTACCGTTCTCACGCGGCGAGATCTTCGGCGAGTTCTTCGTGCATATATCAACAGAATTGTCAAGTCAATTTACGCAAGTCTACGGATCTATAAATCATCGTCaaggattaataaataattgtttatatcatTGTAATATCGATTTCGTGGCAAATtgcgagaaaattttttttcaattgcgACTATTTTCTAGAAGGTCCTCGCTCACGACCATTTTCCGATTCGCAAAAGAAGCAACGCACAACGGAGCTCGAGGAAGAGCGAAAAACTTACGTTCACGAACGTCACGCGTACAACGTCGCCGAACATGTCGCTCCTTCTAGCGTAGAGGGACTTTCGCGTCCTTAAAAGTAAACCTCTATCGGGGGACCACAAGGCCAGGTCGAACGTTCTGATGCGATTATCGCGAATGGCGTACCACTCGACTAGAATCGGGCAAGCGTAGCAGAGAACCAGCATCTGGGTCTTGAAGTCCACGTTGAATACGTTATCGGTAGGATGTCTACAGCGCTCCTCGAGAGGATTCCCAGGACGCTGAAGAAACATAACGAGCCAAATGGGAAAAGACATGGGCTTTATGCTTCTCGTGGTCTCGGCGAACTCGCCCATGGTCTTCTCGGTGTCGAGGAGAACGACAAACAACGGCCGCGTGACATTCTTCCAGTACTCGTTGTACTCACTCGTCAGATCCGAGAAAGTTGTGGTCACGGTCATGACTCGGTGTCGTGAGAATTCGCGCGACCACGTGTGCACCAATGTCGTCGTGTTCAAATCTGTAATATTCGCATCAAAGATAGTATTGGATTACTTGTTGTCAGAATTAAATGCTCTCTAAATCATAACtgcatttaattaatgctTAATTTCTTCAAGGATAAAAATTAGCAAAAAgtgacttaatttttttttatttaattacattttactcAATTTAAATCCGTaacaattagataaaaaagaaaatgattttttgaaTCGTATAttagaaatgaaataatttgcaCGTGAAATGATGATTCTATATTTGTTCGAAAGTTCACGGAAGTGCAGTGCTGTTCCCAGTATCTACCGTAATTGTCAGGCCGCACGAAAATAACACATGACGTGCGATAATATTTGTGGACGTCGTTGATCAGTtggaaataattgttaatgcCCATACTCTCTGTCAGCGTTTTGGTGCCCAACACGAGGAAAAGTATTACGATTGATTGCGCTGTCGTGTAtgtcattttgcaaaatgcaGATTAACGGCTactgtgtaaaaaataaatgtcgatTTCGTCCAGTTGGACACtgttgcaataaataattgacgTTTAATTCGGAAAAATTATCCCTCTTGTGAACTAAAACGAACAGGTGAGACTGTAGAGAGGCACAAAGAAATTAGAATCCCAAATCCTACTAAACACAACAATGAATCGAAAAGTCCTTTATCGAAAAAGCTCACAGCGCCAGCGCGGCTATCGCCGCCGGAGGTGTTAAAAAGAGGAATGAGGGTACTGCGATTCTCTCAAGGGTGCGAACGCGTGACTGAAGAACGATCATCgcatacaataatttattggaTCCTAggatctatataattaattgcggcagcattattatacaaattatgtaGATGGGGGTATGCGacggtacaatttttatcgGCGAATCATCGGCCAAACCGATAAATTATTCGCTGTCGTTAAGCTCACCATAGCTGGCATTACTTATCCACCTACTTCTTATACACCCGTTATTATTTCAAGTTATATCGACGTATCTTAGCTTTCAACTCGATGCATAaagatcaataaatttaaacgtacATGTCTCGTAAAAGAAATGTGGCGCtcagcaaaaaaataatttaatatattgtttaatttgatttcttaTATTGGATACTTTGAATGATTGTCaacgaaaattaaataacttccAACAAAAATGCTAAAACTGaagtttcgttttttttctcgctataagaagatgttttaaattcttattttattttagtgttaacacgctgcaaaatttaaaattgttaataatattaatatttaaataacattttgaaaatcaTTCAAGATCGCCCACACACGACTCTTAAGCCAGCTATCTTTCCCATTTCATCTTTGGCAGAGCTggatacatttgaaaatatcgacGACATGTTTAATAcgtttaattcttaataactTAAGGTCTTAAggtgatgctggagccgtctgtataaccgacaaaattaccattttttatgttatcgacctatatctgtccttgtatagacaaggATATAAACAACGATTTTAGCACCTAACATTGCATCTTCCACTGGGCTAagtatattatctttttttttaggcttcaaatcttacttctaattgcacgatattattacTGAGTTTTTTGTAGAGGGCTGCATCACTATTTTCTATAGaaaaactgcagaatttttgtatagagcaaatattgtcgtcaggtgaagacaatatttataaaaataagaatttttgttAGTTTATCAGAAAAAATCATGTACAACCCTCTaaatttttgtgcgtactttaatcgtttaaaagaattttccaTTCTATTCAGCCAATTCAAAGATATTGCTTAGACCGATTATGTCAGTGTCGCTGTCACTCCAGAATCCCCTTAATACTTATTTCTTCTCGTTCGAAACTGTCGCGGAAACGTCTTGTGATTCACAAACCATTTATCACTCCATATGCACGGAGAAAATAATGATGTACGTTTTGTATCAACAGCATTAAGtctaattgaaaataattttgttaatttaaatcatgcttttgttttaataaaataagtatttcttcttttaataaaataattatacactaaaaaaaaaaatacttagatccaagaaaatattttttcacatagtaccaatggcttatttacttaatataatcacatatttatttagaattagatatctttacttaaattaagtaaaaataatatacataaattaagtgaaaataataatttatttaaattaagtaaaaatatttaattctaaataaatatgtgattatattaagtaaataagccattggtactatgtgaaaaaatattttcttggatctaagtattttttttcagtgtatttaataaaataagtaatgtTTTACTAATACTGTTTATTGTCTATTGAATTAGCAAGATTACTTTCAATTAGCCTGAAACTGTTGATacaacatcatttttttctctatgtGCGTCAGCGTGAACTAAATCACACGGTAGATATTGTATTAAACGtgattataatttcatattacCGAATACAACATGATCTCTGACATAACTTTGATCGCTCAAGAGGTGTACGAGCAGAAATGAAAGTCGAGCTTCTCGATCGACGACTAAACTTTTACGgggactaattgtaagtcgtAGTCGGCACTGCCACGTAAAACGATTAACTTAGGTACCATCATCGACGAATTCTTCTATCATCTGAAAAGGCAGAATGCACGC
The window above is part of the Temnothorax longispinosus isolate EJ_2023e chromosome 8, Tlon_JGU_v1, whole genome shotgun sequence genome. Proteins encoded here:
- the LOC139817820 gene encoding uncharacterized protein gives rise to the protein MTYTTAQSIVILFLVLGTKTLTESMGINNYFQLINDVHKYYRTSCVIFVRPDNYDLNTTTLVHTWSREFSRHRVMTVTTTFSDLTSEYNEYWKNVTRPLFVVLLDTEKTMGEFAETTRSIKPMSFPIWLVMFLQRPGNPLEERCRHPTDNVFNVDFKTQMLVLCYACPILVEWYAIRDNRIRTFDLALWSPDRGLLLRTRKSLYARRSDMFGDVVRVTFVNNSPKISPRENGTVGGFFGLLLIELSKVMNFTVEILDPVEGYGSWSKEKNVWTGAIGQLVANEADIGISAFAMTTGRQNVIDYTIPLIRSSNRLYFKEPNTALVEWSLYFRIHGNKVE
- the LOC139817819 gene encoding uncharacterized protein — protein: MKTKGYFSMNLMLENYIKVWGIYCQQSLPEFPSESPVRLAFLSISASSIVILAIYSASYISILVLCTPKLPFSTLEGYVKDGSYKLIVMQNSAQYDDLIHVKDPVFVQMYKLLEEKHLPLSTKEGFKQLCERNKLALYAAGVFKELNIIPCRVVYIETGRIVNLAITLTKGNPYTGLMNYHLRRFQLNGVISKLKNKFLIRDNPREELYGGVELNDVTPALTMLAGSMVLALLILIIEKVYFSSKTRSKNNNPSRNLGKPQIIIRSK